The DNA region TCTCGGCGGCTTCAGATTTGCGCTTCAAAAAATACACCACCGTAAACCGACTGTGGTCGTCGATCAACGTCATGAAGTAACGAGCTCCTCCTGGCGTCACGGTGTTCATCGGGCCGCAAATGTCGGTGTGAATCAAATCCAGCACCTTGGTGGACTGCGGACCAGATTGCTTCGGAAAAGGGAGCCTCGCCATTTTGCCTTCCAAGCAGCATTCGCACGTTGCGGTGACACCACAATCACGTACGGAAACGCCAGTCGCGAGCCCCTCGCGTACCAGCCGTTGGATCGCCTCGATGTCACGGTGGCCAAGCTTGCGGTGCCAGTCGTGCAAGCAATTTTTGGTGTGGTTTGTCGCAACGGTTTTCGAATCGTGGCTGCATACATTCAGGTGGTACAGACCACCACCCTTGATTGCCACTGCCGCCACGCGATGGTTATGCTGAATAACGCACATGCTGGCGTCGAATGTGACCAACGCACCCATGTCGGTCAGTTGTCCCACAGAGACGAGATTTGCATCGAGCTCTGGAACGAGGAGCACATTTGATAAGATTATCTCTTGTTTCTTACCTTTGTCGTCTTTGCAGAATAGATGGCCGCATCCTTTTCCAGCGACATCGGCCACGCGACCATCGGCAAGAGTGACGGACATTCCCGAGATTCACTCGGTCGAAGAACGATTTGTCACTGCACATGTGACTCGATGAACCCGAATCGATGATCCAGTTGCTTGATGGTTGCATCGCAGTAGGCGTTGGGTTGGCTGCGAACGCAAACGGCAACATCACCACCCCATCGTTGCCCTTGGCAACCCGCGCTTTCGGTTTTGATTGCTTGGCGTCGTTTTTCTGCTTCGCGTCGGTTTTTCGGCCAAGCGAGGGGCAATTTTTCTTCATGTGCCCTGGTTGCTTGCAATGGTGGCACGTGATGGACTTGGCTTCGACGCGCAAAATGGACTCACCTCGGCCGGATCTTTCGCTTCGCTTGAGGGCTTCATCCAGTAACTTTCTTTTCACCATGTCCATCGTCAGTTCGTCTTTCGGGGCGGCTCTCCAGTGCGGTCGTCAGAGCTTCGTATGACGCCGGCAGGCTTCGCCAGAATGAGCACAACCGTCAGTGTGGCTCCCAATTCCAGGCCCGGCGTTTCGCCAATCGTTGGAACAAATCCTCTATTTCGTGCAAATGGCGTTCCATGTCGTCGCCGTCCGAGTAAGTGAGGTTACAAAATCCGCTTCAAGATGGACACTTTCGATGTGAGGGAGGTTTTCTTGGTGATGGTCCCTGAGCGTTCTCCCAGATTTGCTTGGCGGTGGCACACTTACGGATCAGTGACTGCTGCGTGATTCCGACGAACAGCGAAATCGTCCCTTGCGTCTTGGCGTCTCAGTTTGTCCACGCCTCGGTGACTGGTTCTGGCGCGTCTGTAGTCACATACTTCCACAGTTCCTCCCGCATCAGCAGACTTTTCAGCTGAAAACTCCAGCTCTCGTAATTGTCGCTTCCAAGTCTCTCCATACCGAATTTCTCCATTTCGTCGGTGAACCGGCAAATCCAATTGCGGCGCGTCCTCAAACAAAACTTGTGGTTTTCCCGGTTCTCACTAACCGAAAAAAAGAACTACTTTTTCTCAACTTCCGAATggcccataacctattggaATGGCCGTAGGTCGGATAGAACTAATAAAAACACGTGTGTGTTTCAATGAACTACAACGGCAAagtgaaaaatttattttctggAAGCTTAATGCTAAGCGCTACATGCGCGTAAACCATGGTGAtacattcaaattcaaattagcACCGCATGCTGTGTCTTGCGTCGTCATCTCCTACacttctacactagggcacccataccattgggcgtgattaCCACTATAGTCAAACCAAAAACTACCACTGAGTTAACCCAAATTGccagttaacccaaatttgggttatcccacggtaGAACCGGGATGGTACAACAAATTATGTCATGctaaattttgacttttttcgACCacgtttttgtatgagtccttcgaaaattttggaaCGTGACGTTAATTTGTGCCATGACCCCCAAGTTGAGTCAGAAGTCAAGGTTAAGTTGAGTTTcacgcataacttgtgatctcacCCTAAAAAGCCATTAGTAACCGAGtatgtagctccttgtttctaagcaaattaaTGGCCCGGATGGAAACtattattgtcgcaccgccaccaaaccggatcgcgccagtgagactcgcgacgcgcctcaactcgcgcgattttgaaatcagtttttagtgtggcgctgcattcttacgattttttatgaacacagcgcactattcacatattagctgcgacgcacggggcccgagaaaacaataattataaataaatgttggtcttgatttctaccggatacataataccAGTGTAcgatagaggaggatcttctctgcatcgtagcattgttgaataacgtgtaaatccattggTTTGCTCAATAACAActagctacacactcggttaccaatggctcttagggcgagatcacaagttatgcgagaattgtggCTCCGTGTACGCATTAGATTACGGATAATTGGAAAATGttcttaaatttaattttttgtctCTGgattttaaaaaacaaaaaaatcgatatttaTTATTTGATATCGACAAACGGTCCGTCAGAGACACACACTTTTGTAGTTCGTTTTTAGAGTGCAAAGAATGCTTTTTCTCCGATTTTATGCGTGTTTCAGTTTCAGCGTGTATCAGTGTTGTCTTTTATCGCTCATTCGCTTCGCTTTTATCTTTCACTCGTGCTCTTCGTCTGTGCACGACCGTGCGTGAATAgaaaaaagttttgcttttcacaaattttatgcAAACAGTTCGctaacatttttgttattttgtcagTGCTGAAAGCTTCTACCATCATGCTTACCAAGGAATACCGGATCTGCATGCCGCTGACTTGTGGAAGAGGTATTTAAAAAGAAGTAGGATCAAACCTAGAATACAAATATCAttcgtttttaaaattttatacacAGTACAAAATTGGACAACTTTAACATGATAGCTCGCCACAGCTTGGAACAATCCGATGCAGGAAACGGCGTGGAAGTGATCGAGAACAAGAATGCTACGACGAAGAGCATGGAAAGGGGCAATACACGGAGAAAAGAATTCACTTGTCCAGGTGAGCGCAGAAATTGATTTTCTCAGCTTGTTTTTATCTCGGTAGATCTTATCGGTACAAAGTGTTAAATAACGTACCTAGACCAATTTTTGGGCATTTGGGAACTTCTCACTCTCGGCACGTGGATGTTTGAAATTCTGCAAAGACAGCGTTTGCTGTGGTCAGCAACTTTACTACCGGTCTCTGTGCGGAATAGCGTTACCATAACTACTCTCATTAGCTAGCGCCCAGCTAACTTTGTTGGGGGCAGGattcgtcattgatttcggaattttcaaaagcagtttttttcgttcaaaatcgagaaaatttacaggaaaatgtgttcactgtattctattctccaaccgaaacacagtgaacaaattttcatcaaataatttttagttttgaatagatacgtaggtcaattgaagtaaaaatatcaacgaaaactaagattttagaaaaccacgtttgaaaattagaactgacataacttttagctcggaagacttgaggtttttcagtgaggtgtatatcgttatgatatgatgtcaaatctgttacttttagaattctttttgaatgggttacaatcattaatggatgtattttcggaggggcaatgaaaattttcagaactatATGTTttactcacgttttttgcatggtgttcgttttaccaccaaccgctgttcattttacccacatagtgcaggtaaaatgaacatttgcatcgctttttgatagcgatgaaaacatgtaaaaatttagctattttagtctgaatccatgtcgctgctgtAGATTacatccctgtttttgatgttgtgcgatagaactatacaaatttctcgtttttctatcagaaacaagatgattcccttaaggtgttcattttaccaccccttcccctagcacgtgtaatgcaatgatagattttcttgaatattgcttaaattttgtacaaaaaatctggttttgaaaatttgaaaaacgataATGGTTATTTTCCTGCTGAGTTTTAtttattgagcatgagcattagggtgttccagaaaaaaaaaatcaacttccgAAACGTCATGGTGCTCAACCCTAGAATGAAAGATAAGATACTTAATAACATCTTTGAAGAACATATGAACTGGTATTTTATGCatcagattcagtgaccccaaatttatTGGAGGCACatgatttgattcttgagacacgcagaaatgttatttttgttatgctgtgtaagtaattataataaaatttcaaatgacTTCGGATCCGTTTTGCCTGATGGCACTTGAGCCTTTGTTTAAACAAATACAGTGAATTTTattcccgattttagctctttcccgATTTCGTCAACTCTCAATGCAGCatgaggctgacaaaatcgggacattactgtaatATCTCTAGTCTGAATGTAACACGATTCTACCTTTTTTCTGttgataacaaatgagggacttaaatataaacttcaaatccttatttgtttaaatttttctgATGGTTATGTATTGAAAActtggacttgaaaatttgcaccaattacaaaaataatctaTTCTTAAAACAAATGTGAAATAATTATGTACATGCAGTTAAAAAATAACGCACATCTAGCAACATCCAATTCGTTCTTCAATGACATTAttacaacattttaattatgcATTACAGCCGGCTACCGTACTGGATACAAGCATTCTGCCCAAAAGTTTTTTATATCGTTGAAAAGGGATGGAATTACTATCCATTCACAATCACAGGTAGGTGTTTATTTAGAATAAATTAAGAAACAGTTGATGTAAAGGTTCACAAACTATCTGGAACATTTAGTATAAAATTCATCAATTTTAACTCAATATTTCTAGCGCAAAGAATATAACAACGTGCAAATAGACTTCAATAATATATCTAATAATAacattaatttattttcttcatattttttttctaatcgtGTTACAGAATATACGGTAAGTTTGTTATCATGTCATAAAATGAAACATATAGTCTTGTAATATCTTTCTATGTTTTTAGTGTTCATTCATACCAAAGCTTAACATAactattctaacaaaattcgaGGATAATGCTGGAACTTCCGACAATGTAAGTTACACTTATATAAAACACTATTATTTTTCCGAACCTTGCAATTCGTTTTAAGTGTCTCTGCGTGCCAGATGAAAAAATAGAAGAAAGAGCTGTTGATTTCGTGGATATTGCTTTTGACGAATTAAATGCGAAACATTATAAGAAGGAGGAGGATCCAAAGTTCTTCAAATCTAAGATCACTGGTCGCGGACCGCTAGTGGAAGGATGGCGCCAAACTGACAAACCTGTGATGTGTTCCTACAAGCTCGTTCAAGTTTCTTTCGAAGTCTGGGGACTCCAAACTAAGGTTGAAGATTTTGTCCAACGCGTGAgttccatttttttatatttatttttatcccttTGGACGTCTAGTATTTGGGCATAGAGGACTTCCCCTAATAATCtgctattcgattttttttttgcaaaactaaatttGAGATGTCTCGGAATATTTAAGATTTAGTAATGGTTTGGTCAATAACTTTTactgcatttatttatttatcctcACTTTAACAGTGCATTAGAGACGTTCTTCTATTGGGGCATCGACAAGCATTTACTTGGATAGATGAGTGGCATTGGATGTCTATAGACGACGTGAGAAAGTACGAGCACAAAAAACAAGAAGAAGCAAACCAAAAAGTTTTGGCTGAGCAGGCTCAGACCGCACCTGATCCCGATAGTGTAGattaatgtcgaattcgtttttgaacctaggttggaactggcgcaacccgttctgaatcacagtttcaaccccaacccgattcaggttcgaccgaactacaatttgcttgacgtttgtttgtttatgtgttgatcaccgacccagttcctaaaaacgaaaacgacataagatAACTGTAATAACGTAGTATAACAAATGATTTTACAATATATAAGACGCAACATATGATGTTCTTAAACATGTCAAATACATtgttataaataaaattgtttaagtattATTTAGATATCACTTTCTTCAACgttaagattaaaaaaaaacaccagcTTTAAACCTCTCAGCCGAAGTGAACCAAAAGTGCCTAGCACGGCGTGTATACGGGgaaggtttatcacaaaaaataggcatcgctaaatctttcaccattcgaaaatatagggttttagctttcatttgacgtgttccccaaaatAATCCAACGAGGGATcctggacattttttttatttaaatttttgttccttataatacattattttttttaaatcaaattattgcgaatattttgtaaaattttactttCGTCGAGTTAGTTGGCGCCGGCCAGTTACGCACCAGGGTTACGCGCTGCCCAGATCCATTGTGTGTGGTCAACGAAAACGAGGACAAATGTCAAAACTGGTCTACCAGCTTGACCATTGTGAAGTGTTTATGCATGCTGCAAGGTataaattttggtccgtttaaATATCAATTGACTGTGATACAAAAGTTGCGAAAacttttcttaatttttctgtGGTATTATTAATTGTGCGCCAGGTAGTTGCGCTCAGTGTTGTGTGGATTGAATGCTACCGTTAAGGGCAGTTTTGCTCTTAGCAGAGAAAACTAGCGCGCTGTCCATGATAAGAGATTCACCAGCTATATTAGGTCTAATTATGTAGAAGATATAACTGTCCTACATGATTTTCAGGGTTTAATGAGCCATTGGGCACTTATTCGATTAAATATGCTGGAAGTACGACAGTTGGACATTTATTCGCAGAGCAGAAGTATATCGATCCGAGTTATAAACTGTTTCTTTACATAGTTAGAATACATTtacttttttattattcttttgtctggcattacacctctgctggAGTAGAGCTTGCTCTCAGCTTAGAGTTTGTTGAGCACATAGTTATTATTACTTGAGTGTTCCTTTCCCAATCAATCATTAATCCATTTGAATATTGTGTGTGAGAACCAATTAAGTTTTTGATAGTACAATCTATGAATGCGATTGTCATCTTCTTTTTTGCTAGAATGAGTTTATCTGCGTTGAAAGCCAGATATATCTCGGCGATCACATTCATAGACCGTGTGATAAAACTCACAGATGCCTCAGaatgttcaaaacaatagtATTAGTAAAAAATGTTTCGCAAAAACTACTATCAGTATTGGTTCATTACGAGGTTGAAAAAAGTAGAACAGATCAACACTACATCAGCCTTCGGAAGAGCCGACAGGAATGAAACGAAATATGATTCAACGCCCTATATCCAAGCCTTAGcgtaaaactttaaaaaaatcctcaataaacATTACATTGAGATAGCCGAAACAAGTGAAATTCTGAGAACCTTCagacgcgtatctgtcaaaggatacaaactctagtggaattaaatggtatagtatacTGCTTCACGACTAAAACGGCTGAacccaacgtgcgaagttcgatttttgatcaacttcgccgcgtcgcgagtcacttcgctatagtgcgcatctatgcccttcaccgtgtgcattatgcgcactattgagaatcgagttgcgacgcggcgaagttggtcaaaaatcaaactttgcaCGTTGGTtgacccatttttagtcgcgaagcagtttactaaattcaattttttcatctacttacactgataggcaaaataaagtgcccaccttaccagttttcgaatttttctcattgatttggttcaaattaaagttaacacacctaaatcttttgtgatattttatttttgatgttctttttaagttgcacttacgaaattttgataaaaagaagaattttactcaaagaaaaagaaaatcaatttttttttttccttactttcatttgttaggcactccgtgcacttggccactactatgcccGAGGATCATATTtacagaatctatttatatcctagttcttattgctatttctctcataccgagcaggtagaggagagtgctgccgttggtcccaatccatatccatatcgaagtccattggtgtgcggtggttcattttgccatgtttatgtgtcgtgtgaggcaacagcctacaaagagggtcagtttgtctcagtcaccatccgatactgacgaaggatggatgtgttcccctatacacagtccttcgtgcggcgtcttctggtggctggacggagtttttttgtgtgggggggttgggaatcgaacccatgaccttccgcttacgaagcgaaaccgtaacctcgaggctacgagacccccctaaaaaaaaatcaatttgtattgaaaaaaaaagtactgacaaaaataagtgcccacttccttcttggccccagaaaagatgatttgtgaaaaataaaaagcaatttaatagttaatgtgtcctcctttggccttaaggacttgctgcaggctcttcggcatgcttttcaccaggttttgtaggtgttgtggatctagttcttccagGCGCGCTcaaaggcttcaaaataattatttttgttggtaacaccagtttttgtGCCagggcatcgagaatcgcccacaattctcgatggggttgaggtctgggctttgtggaggccattccagcggttttaatctgacaagaccggaagaaagacttggtcttctttccagtatgcttcgggtcgttgttctagagaaatattaATTTCTCTTCAATGCCCGTCTGGATCaccgaaacctccagattttcccacAAGATGTTAATGtcggaatctgccgtcattactccgtcgattttcacgaggcttcctatcCACTCTATGAAAAACAcctcttaaatcatcttttctggggccaagaaggaagtgggcacttatttttgtcattattttttttttcaatacaaattgattttctttttctttgagtaaaattcttctttttatcaaaatttcgtaagtgcaactttaaaagaacatcaaaaataaaatatcaatgaagatttaagtgtgttaacttcaatttgaaccaaatcaatgatagaaattcgaaaactggtaaggtgggcactttattttgcctctcagtgtATAGGCAGGGCTATATAAGCgtgtcactttttagtgacttggtcacttttttgaagccagtcactttaaagtctctttttttgaagccatttcaactaaagtcacttttttttgtcaaaaagccacttttttctactattttgaGCAAACATTTCGGAATaaaattgagtttattttttttttaattcagacTAATTTTTAAGGTAGGACATCACAAATACAACGTAATTTCAGTATCAAAATTATTGCTTCATAGTTTTCTCGTGAAAAAAGTTAATCTTCCATTGAGTTCCATGTTGTTTGTAATAATATCTAAGTTATTATTAGTATGGTGTAAGCTCGTTGTTGTAAAACTAAATGTTTAAATGTTTTACTATCCTttctgtgggcttcgtggccgtgcggttagcggcgacagtcgtttaggcgtattgtgtcacggggtgtgggttcgattcccgctccggtcggtggaaacttttcgtcaaacgaaaaattcatcactgggctactggtggttcgtgttgtccgttgcctgaTGTTAGTgttcgttcagtctgtgcagcctttggctgaagacggtgtaaattgtcttttttaaattgtctttttaaagAATATCTTGTGCAATTtaatttaaccttccagtcgtcgcgtggttgacCATCGTcaggttttttcaccagtgttgtacaaaatacaatagCGTGACGACTGAAGCACACTGAAGTGTTAgtaggatttttttatatcttgtGGTGGATAATTAGATGTTTGTCTCTATTTTCCAATACTACGTTTTAAAATATGCATTTCCAATGATTTTCTTTGTTTTCGAAATTCGTAACCAATCCATCCAATTGTGAAGCACATTGGCTTCTAAAAATTTCacaatatcttcttcttttttctggcgttacgtcccaactgggacctgcttctcagattagtgttcttatgagcacttccacagttattaactgagagctttctttgccgattgacccaTTTTTTTGCacatgtatatcgtgtggcaggtacgtagatactctttgccctgggaatcgagaaaatttcctttacaaaaagatcctcgactagcgggattcgaacccacgaccctcagcatgatcatccctgaatagctgcgcgtttaccgctacggctatctgggccccaatatCTATAATATAGctgaaaaatcaataaatcgcaAAAACAAAGAATAGCTATTGAATGTTCTGTTTGAGAATAAAGATTTATCATATTTCTAAGGACAGACTTCAATTGCAAACCAAACCTTTCAAAATGGCCTTGGCTAAAGTATACATCCATTTTTCTTATATATgaatcagtgaatcaattgtcacctaacacgcagcaacaaagacattgtcatttcctattcttgttgctACAATTTTatttccgcaacatcagtttatcaccactcgaacagaatatgacaatgatcgatcatcacgtgcgcagcgattttctgggcttcatattgcaattttcgagaactttctctgtgttggctcattatcaaacagcattcataaaacaaattgtttttttttttgtttaaaataactgattaatcgcaaGTCAAAAAGGTTGTAACAatattgcgctctgtgattgtcatgacaattttgcttttgattgatcGTTTCCATTGAATCGCTCATGGAAATCATGcatgctttcttcaaagaaatgtggCACTTTTGATGTACTTGGCAGGAGGTTTTCCGAGGGTCACTGAGTAGAATTTGACAAGAATATGCATAGtgttaaagtgattttcatgGCGTAGTTTAAGACAATTTGACCGACTATAACCGCCAATGTCAAGTAAAGAAGAAAtttaatcgcctatctcgatgcatggaaaatttcttccaagaaattgtaaaaaaaaaaacacatttcttTGATcccagtacgcagttgagaagaaatgtcattttaaaTGGGACTCTctgtaagaaatttcttgacccattcggCCAAGAAAtgtctttacttttcttgaataaaacagcatacttagcttaaatcaTGAAAGTGTTcaagtttgtttttgaaatacgaGAAGCTTAGTGCTATCAACTACTTTAACAGTATAGCTCAGAAGAACAAGCTATTAAgtctatatattttttatgctAAGATCTATTCGGTCATACGTACCATTGAACTTactcatgaaaaaaaatcaatttcacgcAGGCTTAAGTTAACCATTTGGTCTCccttttatcatattttttaattggaAATATTGACTAATGGTAAAATATTCAATTCTCCTGGATCTCAGTGCACAAAATATTGACTTATTAGATAGCAGCGTTAGTTGTGAAACATATAGACTTTTAAGGGAATCTTATGAAGTGAAATAGAAATGTTTATTctgtgaatattgtaattgatCGAATTTTCACCTGCATGCTTATAATTTTTCTAAACTAAATCTTAATTCTTATCGACTTGAAATCATGGAAAAGTTTTAGAATCTACACAATTTTACAATGAATTCAATCAAAGCTGTTTttaaaatgacatattttggaagttttaataaaaatctgaaattacaaaatgtttatttaacaaaatatgttaaattcttattaaaatttacattacaaaacaaaattctttggtaataccgtttcgattcatattacgaacagctttaaattccggacactctactttgtttGGGAAACATGTCACACGAAATGGTTCAATTTTTGCGGTTCAAATGTTCTCACTTTTGaaactcgttttaataagcataagcatttaCCATAGATAGGGAGCCGTATCCTatttttggcacttttgattcacttcggcagtgggattTTACAGATcttatatttggccacaatatgcgccgTACTACCTATGAACATTTGTAATGCCCAGCTAACTTAGCCGTCTCTCTAGTgattttgacgatttcaattgatgatttgactttcctattaattatttgtttgacctgtacgttttgattttcaagtcacttttagtcactttttcgagaatcggAAGTCACttttttagtcacttatttctcaaatctggtcacttaaataacttttttcggtgcCACTTttcactaccagccctgcttataggtattctactaaacagctcgaagatttatcaaAGTATTATTGTTTGTAATCTTGAGTGATCTTGAGTTTCTAATGGTATAATGGTATTTCCTTTTGATGGGCTGTTGGTAAGTTTGTtttgatcagcagcgcatggtCATAATTcgtaaatattaaccatttgtcGACCAGAATGTCTATCGAACGTATTCTATGGCACTACTCTTTCCATCCACATTCCGTAACTcgtatagggtaggtgtaccagttatggacatagtggttccctatttcgccatacgtgattacttcaatgtcttcaattttttgaaaatatttgtgtgttgtagtagttagatttaagatatatcttgatgttaaaaacattcaaaaagattttaaaagtgagagtaatcaaaattttacgtatggccaaatagggaaccactatggccataactggtacactttccctagttctCTGCATCTTCGTTAaataggtgttcaatcaatcatccttccccattccccagctttcgcaacgACGTGGCCAGGACATCTCACGACTATTGGAGGAT from Aedes aegypti strain LVP_AGWG unplaced genomic scaffold, AaegL5.0 Primary Assembly AGWG_AaegL5_hic_scaff_585_PBJ_arrow, whole genome shotgun sequence includes:
- the LOC110681220 gene encoding LOW QUALITY PROTEIN: cytoplasmic phosphatidylinositol transfer protein 1-like (The sequence of the model RefSeq protein was modified relative to this genomic sequence to represent the inferred CDS: inserted 1 base in 1 codon), with translation MIARHSLEQSDAGNGVEVIENKXCYDEEHGKGQYTEKRIHLSSRLPYWIQAFCPKVFYIVEKGWNYYPFTITEYTCSFIPKLNITILTKFEDNAGTSDNCLCVPDEKIEERAVDFVDIAFDELNAKHYKKEEDPKFFKSKITGRGPLVEGWRQTDKPVMCSYKLVQVSFEVWGLQTKVEDFVQRCIRDVLLLGHRQAFTWIDEWHWMSIDDVRKYEHKKQEEANQKVLAEQAQTAPDPDSVD